A region of uncultured Draconibacterium sp. DNA encodes the following proteins:
- a CDS encoding efflux RND transporter periplasmic adaptor subunit: protein MKKVFKILGVVVLVAIFGGTLFFLYTKSKKKTDFFENKNPFYSEVVMKTVATGSVVPRFEIEIVPQVSGIIDELFVEAGDKITKGQVVARIKIIPDMVTLNSAETRVNRAKIGFDDAQIDYDRQQKLFDKEVISYEEFKAAKVAYDSAREELTAAENNLELIKNGVTKKAETATNTLVRSTIDGMVLDVPVEEGNSVIQANTFNAGTTIASVADMSDMIFEGNVDETEVGKIREGMPIELEIGAIDKEKFAAVLEYISPKGVEENGAIQFEIKANVKLKEGQFIRAGYSANANIVLERKDNVMVIPEGLLQFENDSSFVEVNVGTPEEPNYEKRWVHTGLSDGINIEITEGLKVEDKVKGEKIDPKKVQEAQANNG from the coding sequence ATGAAAAAAGTATTTAAAATTTTAGGAGTTGTAGTATTGGTAGCAATATTTGGAGGAACACTTTTCTTCCTGTACACCAAATCGAAAAAGAAAACAGATTTTTTTGAAAACAAGAACCCGTTTTATAGCGAAGTAGTAATGAAAACGGTGGCTACCGGTTCGGTAGTACCACGTTTTGAAATTGAGATCGTTCCGCAGGTTTCAGGAATTATTGATGAATTGTTTGTTGAAGCCGGCGATAAAATTACCAAAGGGCAGGTGGTTGCACGTATCAAAATTATTCCTGATATGGTGACGCTGAACTCGGCAGAAACACGTGTAAACCGTGCAAAAATTGGTTTTGATGATGCACAGATCGATTACGATCGTCAGCAGAAATTATTTGATAAAGAAGTGATCTCGTACGAAGAGTTTAAAGCGGCAAAAGTGGCCTACGATTCAGCAAGAGAAGAACTGACCGCTGCCGAAAATAATCTGGAATTAATTAAAAACGGTGTAACAAAAAAGGCTGAAACGGCTACTAATACGCTGGTGCGCTCAACCATCGACGGTATGGTGCTGGATGTTCCGGTTGAAGAAGGTAACTCGGTAATTCAGGCAAATACCTTTAACGCAGGAACTACCATTGCATCGGTTGCCGATATGAGCGATATGATATTTGAAGGAAATGTTGACGAAACAGAGGTAGGTAAAATTCGCGAAGGAATGCCAATTGAATTGGAAATTGGTGCTATCGACAAAGAAAAATTTGCTGCCGTTCTGGAATATATTTCGCCAAAAGGAGTGGAGGAAAACGGTGCTATTCAGTTTGAAATTAAAGCAAATGTGAAACTGAAGGAAGGCCAGTTTATCCGTGCCGGATACAGTGCAAACGCCAATATCGTTCTGGAGCGCAAAGACAATGTGATGGTGATTCCCGAAGGTTTGCTTCAATTTGAAAACGACTCGTCGTTTGTGGAGGTGAATGTAGGTACGCCCGAAGAACCAAACTACGAAAAACGTTGGGTTCATACCGGGCTTTCTGACGGGATAAATATTGAAATTACAGAAGGATTGAAAGTGGAGGATAAGGTGAAAGGCGAAAAGATTGATCCGAAGAAAGTTCAGGAAGCACAAGCCAATAATGGCTAA
- a CDS encoding ABC transporter permease: MFDLDLWKEILSALKKNRMRSFMTAFGVFWGIFMLIIMSGAGRALENGVMDGIKAFASNSAFFWTERTSVPYKGFQRGRRWNYKNTDIAYIKANISDIEYLSPRLFGPSSGGGDNVIRGKKTGAFNIYGDYPEFFKIDPWTPLQGRLINTIDIQHSRKVVNIGERVVEVMFDKDEDPIGQYLKINGVYFQVVGVVKGETRVNIGSGRKNETIIMPFTTMQKTYNMGDDVHFFSVTSQPGVPVSKVESRLKELMKERHSVAPDDQQAVGSFNIEVEWKKYMGLFTGIQILTWIVGIGTLLAGVIGVSNIMLVIIKERTQEIGIQRAIGATPGKVILHIVAESVFLTVLAGYLGLALGVGLLELLNMALEMNAGSGDDIFFRRPEISFQMAVGALSVLVVSGIFAGLIPARRAVSIKPIDALRDE, encoded by the coding sequence AGAAATATTAAGCGCTTTAAAGAAAAACCGGATGCGCAGCTTTATGACCGCGTTCGGTGTGTTCTGGGGAATATTTATGCTGATAATTATGTCGGGAGCCGGTCGTGCCCTTGAAAATGGGGTGATGGACGGAATTAAAGCTTTCGCATCTAACTCTGCATTCTTCTGGACCGAGCGCACCAGCGTTCCTTATAAAGGATTTCAACGGGGACGACGCTGGAATTACAAAAACACAGATATAGCATACATAAAAGCCAACATCAGCGATATTGAATACTTGTCGCCACGATTGTTCGGACCAAGCAGCGGAGGCGGAGATAATGTAATTCGCGGTAAAAAAACAGGTGCTTTTAATATTTATGGCGATTATCCCGAGTTTTTCAAAATCGATCCGTGGACACCGCTTCAGGGACGACTGATCAATACCATCGATATTCAGCATTCGCGAAAAGTGGTAAATATTGGTGAACGTGTGGTGGAAGTCATGTTCGACAAGGACGAAGATCCGATTGGACAGTACCTGAAAATTAACGGCGTTTACTTCCAGGTGGTTGGTGTGGTAAAAGGCGAAACCCGTGTAAACATTGGTAGTGGCCGGAAAAACGAAACCATAATAATGCCGTTCACAACCATGCAAAAGACCTATAACATGGGCGACGATGTGCACTTTTTCTCGGTAACATCGCAACCCGGAGTGCCGGTGAGCAAGGTGGAAAGCCGCTTAAAAGAGTTGATGAAAGAACGCCACAGTGTTGCACCCGACGATCAACAAGCAGTTGGGTCGTTTAACATCGAAGTGGAATGGAAAAAATATATGGGACTTTTCACCGGAATTCAGATCCTAACCTGGATCGTGGGAATTGGAACTTTGCTGGCCGGTGTAATTGGTGTAAGCAATATTATGCTGGTAATTATTAAAGAACGTACGCAGGAAATTGGTATCCAGCGCGCCATTGGTGCAACTCCGGGGAAAGTGATCCTGCACATTGTTGCCGAAAGTGTTTTTCTCACGGTACTTGCCGGATACCTTGGTTTGGCACTGGGTGTTGGCCTGCTTGAGCTGCTGAATATGGCGTTGGAAATGAATGCCGGTAGCGGAGATGATATTTTCTTCCGTCGCCCTGAAATCAGTTTTCAAATGGCAGTTGGAGCACTTTCAGTACTGGTGGTTTCCGGAATTTTTGCCGGATTAATACCGGCGCGGCGGGCGGTAAGTATTAAACCGATTGATGCTTTGCGCGACGAGTAA